The following coding sequences are from one Triticum aestivum cultivar Chinese Spring chromosome 5A, IWGSC CS RefSeq v2.1, whole genome shotgun sequence window:
- the LOC123103907 gene encoding sulfate transporter 1.2, with the protein MVHHISDEAADEPSITTQTPSNDPSQAPLVYKVGYPPPKNLATEFTETLRETFFHDNPLRQYKGQSGPRRFMMGLEFLFPIFGWGRDYSLNKFKGDLIAGLTIASLCIPQDIGYSKLANLDPQYGLYSSFIPPLIYAAMGSSRDIAIGPVAVVSLLIGSLLQAEVDHVKNKEEYMRLAFTATFFAGITQAALGFLRLGFLIEFLSHAAIVGFMGGAAITIALQQLKYVLGIANFTRKTDIVSVMESVWRSVHHGWNWQTIVIGVSFLVFLLFAKYIGKKKRKLFWVPAIAPIISVILATFFVYITRADKQGVQIVKHIEQGINPSSVHMIYFTGPFVAKGFKIGVVCGIVGLTEAVAIGRTFAAMKDYQLDGNKEMVALGTMNIVGSMTSCYVTTGSFSRSAVNFMAGCKTPVSNVVMSVVVLLTLLVITPLFKYTPNAILGSIIISAVIGLVDYEAAILIWKVDKLDFIACMGAFFGVVFVSVEIGLLIAVAISFAKILLQVTRPRTALLGNLPGTTIYRNISQYPEAKLTPGVVIVRVDSAIYFSNSNYVRERILRWLTDEEDRAKALGLPKISSLIVEMSPVIDIDTSGIHALEDLYKNLQKRDMQLILSNPGSVVIEKLQASKLTEHIGSSHIFLAVSDAVRFCTTKSMQEP; encoded by the exons ATGGTTCATCATATATCTGACGAGGCAGCAGATGAACCTAGCATCACCACACAGACACCCTCCAATGACCCATCTCAAGCACCGCTGGTGTACAAAGTGGGCTATCCCCCTCCCAAGAACTTGGCCACAGAATTTACAGAAACATTGAGAGAGACTTTCTTCCACGACAACCCGCTGCGTCAGTACAAGGGCCAATCCGGACCGAGGAGGTTCATGATGGGGCTGGAGTTCTTGTTTCCAATATTTGGGTGGGGTAGGGATTATAGTCTCAACAAGTTCAAAGGCGATCTGATTGCCGGATTGACCATCGCAAGCCTCTGCATTCCTCAG GACATTGGCTATTCGAAGCTTGCTAATTTGGATCCGCAGTATGGGCTTT ACTCCAGCTTCATTCCCCCATTGATCTATGCTGCAATGGGTAGCTCAAGGGATATAGCGATTGGCCCGGTTGCCGTGGTTTCTCTTTTGATAGGTTCACTTCTACAAGCTGAGGTTGACCATGTCAAAAACAAGGAGGAATACATGCGCCTCGCTTTCACGGCAACCTTCTTCGCTGGCATCACTCAAGCAGCCTTAGGATTTCTAAG GTTAGGGTTCCTTATAGAGTTCTTGTCACATGCTGCAATTGTCGGATTCATGGGGGGAGCTGCCATTACTATTGCCCTGCAGCAGCTGAAATACGTGTTGGGTATCGCAAACTTTACAAGGAAAACCGACATAGTTTCTGTTATGGAATCTGTCTGGAGATCAGTTCATCACGGG TGGAACTGGCAGACAATTGTGATTGGCGTATCTTTCCTGGTTTTCCTTCTGTTTGCGAAGTACATC ggaaagaagaaaaggaagctttTCTGGGTGCCAGCTATTGCTCCTATAATTTCAGTGATTCTagcaacattttttgtatacattactCGTGCCGACAAGCAAGGTGTTCAGATA GTAAAGCACATTGAACAGGGAATCAACCCATCATCAGTACACATGATTTATTTCACCGGTCCGtttgttgcaaaaggtttcaaGATCGGTGTTGTTTGCGGCATAGTTGGTTTGACA GAAGCTGTAGCTATTGGAAGGACATTTGCTGCTATGAAGGACTACCAGCTAGATGGAAACAAGGAGATGGTAGCACTTGGAACCATGAACATAGTAGGATCAATGACATCTTGCTATGTCACAACAG GTTCTTTCTCACGTTCGGCAGTTAACTTCATGGCTGGCTGCAAGACTCCTGTATCCAATGTGGTTATGTCAGTGGTGGTTCTTCTTACCTTGTTGGTCATCACACCGCTATTCAAATACACACCGAATGCAATCCTAGGGTCGATCATCATTTCTGCGGTGATCGGCCTTGTGGACTATGAAGCAGCAATTCTCATATGGAAAGTTGACAAATTGGACTTCATTGCTTGCATGGGAGCATTTTTCGGTGTTGTTTTTGTATCCGTTGAGATTGGCCTCTTGATTGCT GTAGCAATCTCATTTGCCAAAATACTTCTTCAAGTAACAAGGCCAAGGACAGCCCTACTTGGAAACCTTCCCGGCACCACAATATACAGGAACATCAGCCAGTATCCAGAAGCAAAACTTACTCCCGGGGTGGTGATTGTGAGGGTTGATTCTGCTATTTATTTTTCCAACTCTAATTACGTCCGAGAAAG AATTCTTAGGTGGCTGACAGACGAAGAAGATAGAGCTAAAGCACTGGGATTGCCTAAAATCAGTTCCTTGATCGTGGAAATGTCGC CCGTTATCGACATCGATACAAGTGGCATACACGCTCTTGAAGATCTATACAAGAATCTTCAGAAAAGAGATATGCAG CTCATTCTGTCGAATCCTGGTTCCGTCGTCATAGAAAAACTGCAAGCATCCAAGCTCACCGAGCACATTGGAAGCAGTCATATATTCCTCGCAGTCTCTGACGCTGTGCGATTCTGTACGACGAAGTCGATGCAGGAACCGTGA
- the LOC123103908 gene encoding probable leaf thionin — protein MESKHFKSVIMCALILILGLLVQGQIQVAEGKSCCRDTRSRNCYNVCLLVHPSTPCSKMCGCVLTRDSTCPREYPKLNLLPGSAEEPDAIEYCKLGCRLSVCDNVNSAELGEDTKVGVGRCGDACGRFCNDATNIASVDA, from the exons ATGGAGAGCAAGCATTTCAAGAGCGTGATCATGTGTGCACTCATACTGATACTGGGACTGCTTGTCCAGGGACAAATCCAAGTAGCAGAGGGCAAGAGCTGCTGCAGAGACACCAGGTCAAGAAACTGTTACAACGTGTGCCTTCTTGTGCACCCCAGTACTCCCTGCTCAAAAATGTGTGGCTGTGTGCTCACAAGGGACAGCACATGCCCCAGGGAATACCCTAAGCTCAACCTTCTCCCCGGTTCAGCTG AAGAACCAGACGCCATTGAGTACTGCAAATTAGGATGTAGGCTCTCAGTCTGTGACAACGTCAATTCAG CTGAGCTTGGCGAAGACACGAAAGTCGGCGTGGGGCGCTGCGGCGATGCGTGCGGCCGGTTCTGCAACGATGCCACCAACATTGCATCCGTCGATGCTTGA
- the LOC123107115 gene encoding probable leaf thionin isoform X2, producing MESKHFKSVIMCALILILGLLVQGQIQVAEGKSCCRDTRSRNCYNVCLLVHPSTPCSKMCGCVLTRDSTCPREYPKLNLLPGSAEPDAIEYCKLGCRLSVCDNVNSAELGEDTKVGVGRCGDACGRFCNDATNIASVDA from the exons ATGGAGAGCAAGCATTTCAAGAGCGTGATCATGTGTGCACTCATACTGATACTGGGACTGCTTGTCCAGGGACAAATCCAAGTAGCAGAGGGCAAGAGCTGCTGCAGAGACACCAGGTCAAGAAACTGTTACAACGTGTGCCTTCTTGTGCACCCCAGTACTCCCTGCTCAAAAATGTGTGGCTGTGTGCTCACAAGGGACAGCACATGCCCCAGGGAATACCCTAAGCTCAACCTTCTCCCCGGTTCAGCTG AACCAGACGCCATTGAGTACTGCAAATTAGGATGTAGGCTCTCAGTCTGTGACAACGTCAATTCAG CTGAGCTTGGCGAAGACACGAAAGTCGGCGTGGGGCGCTGCGGCGATGCGTGCGGCCGGTTCTGCAACGATGCCACCAACATTGCATCCGTCGATGCTTGA
- the LOC123107115 gene encoding probable leaf thionin isoform X3, with translation MESKHFKSVIMCALILILGLLVQGQIQVAEGKSCCRDTRSRNCYNVCLLVHPSTPCSKMCGCVLTRDSTCPREYPKLNLLPGSADAIEYCKLGCRLSVCDNVNSAELGEDTKVGVGRCGDACGRFCNDATNIASVDA, from the exons ATGGAGAGCAAGCATTTCAAGAGCGTGATCATGTGTGCACTCATACTGATACTGGGACTGCTTGTCCAGGGACAAATCCAAGTAGCAGAGGGCAAGAGCTGCTGCAGAGACACCAGGTCAAGAAACTGTTACAACGTGTGCCTTCTTGTGCACCCCAGTACTCCCTGCTCAAAAATGTGTGGCTGTGTGCTCACAAGGGACAGCACATGCCCCAGGGAATACCCTAAGCTCAACCTTCTCCCCGGTTCAGCTG ACGCCATTGAGTACTGCAAATTAGGATGTAGGCTCTCAGTCTGTGACAACGTCAATTCAG CTGAGCTTGGCGAAGACACGAAAGTCGGCGTGGGGCGCTGCGGCGATGCGTGCGGCCGGTTCTGCAACGATGCCACCAACATTGCATCCGTCGATGCTTGA
- the LOC123107117 gene encoding probable leaf thionin isoform X2: MESKHFKSVIMCALILILGLLVQGQIQVAEGKSCCRDTRSRNCYNVCLLVHPSTPCSKMCGCVLTRDSTCPREYPKLNLLPGSAEPDAIEYCKLGCRLSVCDNVNSAELGEDTKVGVGRCGDACGRFCNDATNIASVDA, from the exons ATGGAGAGCAAGCATTTCAAGAGCGTGATCATGTGTGCACTCATACTGATACTGGGACTGCTTGTCCAGGGACAAATCCAAGTAGCAGAGGGCAAGAGCTGCTGCAGAGACACCAGGTCAAGAAACTGTTACAACGTGTGCCTTCTTGTGCACCCAAGTACTCCCTGCTCAAAAATGTGTGGCTGTGTGCTCACAAGGGACAGCACATGCCCCAGGGAATACCCTAAGCTCAACCTTCTCCCCGGTTCAGCTG AACCAGACGCCATTGAGTACTGCAAATTAGGATGTAGGCTCTCAGTCTGTGACAACGTCAATTCAG CTGAGCTTGGCGAAGACACGAAAGTCGGCGTGGGGCGCTGCGGCGATGCGTGCGGCCGGTTCTGCAACGATGCCACCAACATTGCATCCGTCGATGCTTGA
- the LOC123107117 gene encoding probable leaf thionin isoform X3 — protein sequence MESKHFKSVIMCALILILGLLVQGQIQVAEGKSCCRDTRSRNCYNVCLLVHPSTPCSKMCGCVLTRDSTCPREYPKLNLLPGSADAIEYCKLGCRLSVCDNVNSAELGEDTKVGVGRCGDACGRFCNDATNIASVDA from the exons ATGGAGAGCAAGCATTTCAAGAGCGTGATCATGTGTGCACTCATACTGATACTGGGACTGCTTGTCCAGGGACAAATCCAAGTAGCAGAGGGCAAGAGCTGCTGCAGAGACACCAGGTCAAGAAACTGTTACAACGTGTGCCTTCTTGTGCACCCAAGTACTCCCTGCTCAAAAATGTGTGGCTGTGTGCTCACAAGGGACAGCACATGCCCCAGGGAATACCCTAAGCTCAACCTTCTCCCCGGTTCAGCTG ACGCCATTGAGTACTGCAAATTAGGATGTAGGCTCTCAGTCTGTGACAACGTCAATTCAG CTGAGCTTGGCGAAGACACGAAAGTCGGCGTGGGGCGCTGCGGCGATGCGTGCGGCCGGTTCTGCAACGATGCCACCAACATTGCATCCGTCGATGCTTGA
- the LOC123107117 gene encoding probable leaf thionin isoform X1, giving the protein MESKHFKSVIMCALILILGLLVQGQIQVAEGKSCCRDTRSRNCYNVCLLVHPSTPCSKMCGCVLTRDSTCPREYPKLNLLPGSAEEPDAIEYCKLGCRLSVCDNVNSAELGEDTKVGVGRCGDACGRFCNDATNIASVDA; this is encoded by the exons ATGGAGAGCAAGCATTTCAAGAGCGTGATCATGTGTGCACTCATACTGATACTGGGACTGCTTGTCCAGGGACAAATCCAAGTAGCAGAGGGCAAGAGCTGCTGCAGAGACACCAGGTCAAGAAACTGTTACAACGTGTGCCTTCTTGTGCACCCAAGTACTCCCTGCTCAAAAATGTGTGGCTGTGTGCTCACAAGGGACAGCACATGCCCCAGGGAATACCCTAAGCTCAACCTTCTCCCCGGTTCAGCTG AAGAACCAGACGCCATTGAGTACTGCAAATTAGGATGTAGGCTCTCAGTCTGTGACAACGTCAATTCAG CTGAGCTTGGCGAAGACACGAAAGTCGGCGTGGGGCGCTGCGGCGATGCGTGCGGCCGGTTCTGCAACGATGCCACCAACATTGCATCCGTCGATGCTTGA